One window from the genome of Salvia miltiorrhiza cultivar Shanhuang (shh) chromosome 7, IMPLAD_Smil_shh, whole genome shotgun sequence encodes:
- the LOC130994080 gene encoding uncharacterized protein LOC130994080 — protein MAINESFPDEQIWAVLFKDPWYADYSNYLVIGALPEGLSHYQKKKFLHDVKFYYWEDPYLYRRCADGFIRRCVREHEWPKIIEECHSSPSGGHFAANRTAMKVNHSGFYWPSIFADCHAFVKSYDRCQRMGNITKRDEMPQNIIVEVELFDVWGIDFMGPFPPSCGFSYILLAVEYVSRWVEAIPTVTNDSKIICDVDCGIDNIHEALYLLKDLA, from the exons atggccatcaatgagtcttttcccgatgagcagatttgggcggtGCTATTTAAGGATCCATGGTATGCCGATTATAGCaactacttggttattggagctcttcccgaggggttatcgcactatcaaaagaagaagttcctccatgatgtcaagttttattattgggaggatccttacctataccggaggtgcgccgatggctttattcggcgatgtgttagggagcatgaatggccaaagatcattgaggagtgccatagctcacctagtggaggtcactttgcagccaaccgcactgccatgaaggtaaatcatagtggattttattggccttcaatttttgcagaCTGCCATGCTTTCGTGAAGTCTTATGATCGATGCCAAcgcatgggcaacattaccaAGCGGGATGAGATGCCGCAAAACATCATTGTTGAGGTAGAGctatttgatgtttggggaattgacttcatgggtcctttccctccttcatgtggtttttcctatatattgcttgcggttgagtatgtgtctagatgggtggaggcgatcccgACTGTCACCAATGATtcaaag ATTATATGTGATGTTGATTGTGGCATTGATAATATTCATGAGGCTTTGTATCTTTTGAAAGACTTAGCATGA